The proteins below come from a single Garra rufa chromosome 25, GarRuf1.0, whole genome shotgun sequence genomic window:
- the LOC141302145 gene encoding serine/threonine-protein kinase pim-1-like, producing the protein MGQRATKVRPMTVGEVYDQHLSTPPKPGTNTAVQHPPPRDETPVDAGGGGEEVGGVGVGKEGKEGEEIGGVGEGGEEKERKEEEKEERKEAGRAEEKRKSKKWWRRLRSFFRAAKKQPPKSSSGQGEVEQQQDEGEKRKVAWAGRSSDDYIFSRYTIGDQLGKGGFGVVYEGRRLDDDLKVALKYVTKTTNTECIVIPDHPNPLPKEIALTILANKGPSVPEIIRLLDWTDHPDHFVMVLECPSPCENLLEFIRRQGGSLDEETTRKIMRQVAHAANMCYLRGVLHRDVKLQNLLINRETSEVKLIDFGCGDILRRTPYWSYCGTAAYSPPEYHRMRKYYGGPATVWSLGVVMFTLLCGRLPCDYDLFLLEYKQWSKPGLSKECCHLLRALLHEKPSRRLGLGRIMSHNWFKVVNLRSA; encoded by the exons ATGGGACAGCGAGCTACCAAAGTAAGACCGATGACAGTTGGCGAGGTGTACGATCAACATCTTAGTACACCCCCAAAACCCGGCACCAACACCGCGGTTCAACATCCTCCTCCCCGCGATGAGACCCCTGTTGATgctggaggaggaggagaggaggTAGGAGGAGTAGGAGTAGGAAAGGAGGGAAAAGAAGGAGAGGAGATAGGAGGAGTAGGA GAAGGGGGTGAGGAGAAGGAGaggaaggaggaggagaaggaggagaggAAGGAGGCAGGGAGAGCTGAGGAGAAAAGAAAGAGTAAGAAGTGGTGGCGGAGGCTTCGCTCTTTCTTCCGAGCTGCCAAAAAACAGCCTCCAAAGAGCAGCTCAGGTCAGGGAGAGGTGGAGCAGCAGCAGGATGAGGGAGAGAAGAGGAAGGTGGCATGGGCTGGAAGAAGTAGTGATG actACATCTTCAGCCGCTACACCATTGGTGATCAGCTGGGGAAAGGTGGCTTCGGCGTGGTGTATGAAGGGAGACGTTTGGATGATGATCTTAAa GTGGCTTTGAAATATGTCACTAAGACCACAAACACAGAATGTATTGTCATT CCCGATCATCCAAACCCCCTTCCAAAAGAGATCGCCCTCACCATCCTGGCAAACAAGGGTCCCAGCGTGCCAGAGATCATCAGGCTGCTGGACTGGACGGACCACCCTGACCACTTCGTCATGGTCCTCGAATGTCCCTCTCCCTGTGAGAATCTGCTGGAGTTCATCAGGCGTCAGGGTGGAAGCCTCGACGAAGAAACAACAAGGAAGATCATGCGGCAGGTGGCTCACGCTGCAAACATGTGCTACCTCCGCGGAGTGCTCCACCGTGACGTCAAACTCCAGAACCTCCTGATAAACAGGGAGACATCTGAAGTCAAGCTGATTGACTTCGGATGTGGGGACATTCTGAGGAGGACACCGTACTGGTCATACTGTG GCACAGCAGCGTACTCCCCTCCAGAGTACCACCGCATGCGGAAGTACTACGGCGGGCCAGCGACGGTCTGGTCACTAGGGGTCGTGATGTTCACACTGCTGTGTGGACGCTTGCCTTGTGACTACGACCTCTTCCTGCTGGAGTACAAGCAGTGGTCCAAACCCGGCCTGTCAAAAG AATGCTGTCACCTCCTCAGGGCTCTCCTCCACGAGAAGCCAAGTCGGCGACTTGGCCTGGGGCGAATCATGTCCCACAACTGGTTTAAGGTAGTGAACCTGAGATcagcttaa